A stretch of DNA from Theobroma cacao cultivar B97-61/B2 unplaced genomic scaffold, Criollo_cocoa_genome_V2, whole genome shotgun sequence:
TAATAACAGGGGTcagagaataaaaaagaactaATCAGGTTTTGGAATGATTTATTCATACATTTGAATAATACTAACATGAGTGATGTACATAGTGCTACTAAATCTGAACAATATAAGAATGAAGTATTCATACTACTTGATAAAGCTAAAGAGTTATTTCCATTAAGTGAAGACTTATTACGTGATCTCCAAATGGAGATTGAAGACATGACAATGTTGTTCGATGAACAATCTATGTTTAAGAGTGTTCCAAACattattaaaatcttaatCAGGGATTATGACGTTAGTGCTAAGGATTATCTCAGGGGTATGGAACTCGAAAAGGATGATATTGAATTGCTTTCTGAGTTCGGTCAATATACGATTGAGGCTTTAATAGTTCATGTACTAGGTATGCTTTTTAACCCACTTGAAAATTACTCAATAATTCGTGTTGCTTCTTTGGTTGAACGACTAGAGTATAGTGTCCGGATACAAGCTTTATTATTGAAAAGCCGGAGGTGTAAAAAACCTTTTTCTATGGTAAAGGATGAGGTGGAAAAAGTTAAGTTTTCAGGTAAGGAGAGGAAAAGATCTAAATTGGTGATAATGTATCCCTTCGGTTCCGGCTTAGTTCAATTCATGGAGGAAAGGGGATTGATCACTTTAACCAGTGATTTGATCGGAACTGTTAGAGttcagaagaagaaaggagctTATTTTCTTCCAAGCAATCTCTTCGCACTCTGCAATTTTGATATATCATTACTACCGATCAAGCTCAACCTCCCTATGGTATGTCCACCTCTAGATTGGAAGAGTGCCAGCCAGCATGGTCAGGAACCTAGAACCCTGTCCGATCTATCAGGGGGTTACTTAAGTGGTCCAACAGGGGAAATATATGATCGTTACCGCCTGTTAAGTACCGGtgacatatataatttttatattgatataGGTAGAGATAATAATTACATGTATCTGTGTAGTGTAATGAACAAGCTGCAGCGTCAGCCCTTTCAAATCAACAGTGACTGGTTgaaatatattcaaataaatgaGGACTTATTTGTTGAATATGGTTATCTCATGCCTAAATTTCTATCTTCAATGAATATCAAAAATGTATCTTTCTTACTTAGAGAGTTTTACATGAAGGATGaggttattaataaaatttgtagCTTTAACGAATTGTTACAAACATTAAATAAGAGCATACAGCGTGCTCGTTATGAGCAATTGATTATCAAGCTGGCAATAGCCTACGAAggttataaattttatttgccTGCCTTTCTCGACTTCCGAGGTAGAATCTACCGCAGTGGGGTCTTGCATTTCCACGAGCGTGATCTAGCACGAAGCCTGATCGTCTTTGCAGATTGCAATTCTATGGAGTCTAGAAAGAAAGATAATGTAATCGCAGCTGCTGCCTTCCATTACAAGCCTTTCAAGTCAGTCAATAATGCATTATTGTggtattatgaaaataaattgcaGATAGAATCTAATTCTCTCCTGTTTACTCTGGAGGCTAAACGCAACTTTCAGTTCATCGCCAATCAAATTGGAATCTTTACTGGAAAATGGAACTGCCTCCCTATTATCCAAGACGCCTCAGCTAGTGCATATCAGATCATGAGTTACTTTTTGTTGGATGAATCCCTGGCTAAGAGAACGAATCTCATCCCATCTCCGGATGGAGAAATGCAAGATGTTTATTCTTTTCTCCTCGAAGAGCTCAAGGAGTTCATGAAAGCCGAACTTGCTAATAATCTATCAACGATAGTTTGCGATATCATTGATCGGAAGATAGTCAAAGGTATCTTTATGCCTATTATCTATGGAAAAACTTTAATGAGCACTGCCAACGATCTAAAAGTCCATCTCTCTCACTTCATCACTCATAAGGAATGCTATGAAATTGCCTCTGTCTGCTTTAAGTTCTGGAGGACGAAATATCAAGGCATTCCATGCCTGATCCGGTTGATCCGCCATATTGGCTGGATCGTGTCAGCTAGGAATAGCCCTGTTTTCTATAGAGTTCCTTTCTTTACCACGGTACAGGATTATATGATAATGGAGCCAATAAATATATGGGTTTATGATAGACTTCATAAGAAGAGGCGTCGGGTTACTCTCAGAGTTTCTTCTTCTAAGAGAGATCGTAGGAAGACTGAAATCTCTACCTTCGTAAACTTCATCCATCAGAAGGATGCCCA
This window harbors:
- the LOC108663969 gene encoding probable DNA-directed RNA polymerase — encoded protein: MSDVHSATKSEQYKNEVFILLDKAKELFPLSEDLLRDLQMEIEDMTMLFDEQSMFKSVPNIIKILIRDYDVSAKDYLRGMELEKDDIELLSEFGQYTIEALIVHVLGMLFNPLENYSIIRVASLVERLEYSVRIQALLLKSRRCKKPFSMVKDEVEKVKFSGKERKRSKLVIMYPFGSGLVQFMEERGLITLTSDLIGTVRVQKKKGAYFLPSNLFALCNFDISLLPIKLNLPMVCPPLDWKSASQHGQEPRTLSDLSGGYLSGPTGEIYDRYRLLSTGDIYNFYIDIGRDNNYMYLCSVMNKLQRQPFQINSDWLKYIQINEDLFVEYGYLMPKFLSSMNIKNVSFLLREFYMKDEVINKICSFNELLQTLNKSIQRARYEQLIIKLAIAYEGYKFYLPAFLDFRGRIYRSGVLHFHERDLARSLIVFADCNSMESRKKDNVIAAAAFHYKPFKSVNNALLWYYENKLQIESNSLLFTLEAKRNFQFIANQIGIFTGKWNCLPIIQDASASAYQIMSYFLLDESLAKRTNLIPSPDGEMQDVYSFLLEELKEFMKAELANNLSTIVCDIIDRKIVKGIFMPIIYGKTLMSTANDLKVHLSHFITHKECYEIASVCFKFWRTKYQGIPCLIRLIRHIGWIVSARNSPVFYRVPFFTTVQDYMIMEPINIWVYDRLHKKRRRVTLRVSSSKRDRRKTEISTFVNFIHQKDAHIAMCVVEQMLSIGAPIYTVHDNFISTAQYSDLIPSIYSNVICNMDPPLSVINEFIYMNVIKPFVKGNSNKSSMARKEISKEMLHYYLKANVPENISKKMMATWEERISGILTSYDNYTRIVCGDLKSPNPMDLWIAHEKKWEKFKLKLRSGGKGIPNYCVHY